The following are encoded together in the Triticum dicoccoides isolate Atlit2015 ecotype Zavitan chromosome 6B, WEW_v2.0, whole genome shotgun sequence genome:
- the LOC119321092 gene encoding putative FBD-associated F-box protein At5g56440, protein MARQTRWCYPQLLRTDFPGTEEPGVPMDMRHGLDPETLDPYKNMVLKFIYSFLLKSPVSTSGSLSCTTADDGDGVDRFSLLPDDLLRRVVSRLPAKDGARTAVLSSRWRHLWRSTPLVLVDTHLLPAACAGARPGRAGAVSRAVTGAVSAALEAHPGNFTFVSLTCSFLERADRGVLARWVQLLATKGVSELVLINRPWPLPRGVCLPVALFSCVSLTRLYPTLPRGAAFPNLRELVLGCVIVTDKDLDFVLAASPVLEILAVVGNQTQLHARLASQSLRCAQFCVSNVEEVAVVDAPLLERLFIWHTSSRGHSSMARSRTSARVKIGHAPQLRLLGYLRPGRQVLEIGNTTIKASTQASPSTIVPSVQMLALSLRFGIHNEVKMLRSFLMCFPNVENLLIESGETHEPTGNLRLKFWQENGMIECIRSRLKSIVFREYHGHQNEFAFLMFIAENAKVLERMVVELKFGRYDVPLQIAIKMKALEDAKWASGGHKLQLTFSKFPTAWSLSRGSDFSCDDPFLCLCYMPTYFEMRDSSGQFKPLGYL, encoded by the exons ATGGCTAGGCAGACGCGCTGGTGCTACCCGCAACTCCTCCGAACCGACTTCCCCGGCACGGAGGAGCCGGGCGTTCCCATGGACATGCGGCATGGGCTGGATCCGGAGACGCTGGACCCCTACAAAAACATGgtgctcaaattcatctattccttCCTCCTCAAGTCTCCCGTCTCCACCTCCGGCTCCCTCTCCTGCACCACTGCGGATGACGGCGACGGCGTCGACCGCTTCAGCCTTCTCCCCGACGATCTCCTCCGCCGCGTCGTCTCCCGCCTCCCCGCCAAGGACGGCGCGCGCACCGCCGTGCTGTCCTCACGCTGGCGCCATCTTTGGCGCTCCACCCCGCTCGTCCTCGTCGACACCCACCTCCTCCCCGCGGCGTGCGCCGGGGCCCGGCCCGGGCGCGCAGGGGCCGTCTCTCGCGCCGTCACCGGCGCCGTCTCCGCAGCTCTCGAGGCGCACCCGGGGAACTTCACCTTCGTCAGCCTCACCTGCAGCTTCCTGGAACGCGCCGACCGCGGCGTGCTCGCGCGCTGGGTCCAGCTCCTCGCCACCAAGGGCGTCAGCGAGCTCGTCCTCATCAACCGCCCGTGGCCCCTCCCCCGTGGCGTGTGCCTCCCAGTCGCGCTCTTCAGCTGCGTCTCTCTCACCCGCCTCTACCCCACCCTCCCGCGCGGTGCTGCTTTCCCGAATCTGCGTGAGCTCGTCCTCGGGTGCGTCATCGTGACGGACAAGGATCTCGACTTCGTGCTCGCCGCGAGCCCCGTGCTGGAGATCCTCGCGGTCGTTGGAAACCAGACCCAACTGCACGCTCGTCTTGCCAGTCAGAGCCTACGGTGCGCGCAATTCTGCGTGTCCAACGTGGAGGAGGTCGCCGTGGTGGACGCCCCACTCCTTGAGCGTCTCTTCATCTGGCACACCTCAAGCCGCGGCCACTCTAGCATGGCCAGGAGCAGAACAAGTGCTAGAGTCAAGATTGGCCATGCTCCACAGCTGCGTTTGCTGGGATACCTACGGCCAGGAAGGCAGGTGCTGGAGATTGGCAACACCACCATCAAG GCTAGTACACAGGCAAGCCCAAGCACGATTGTCCCCAGTGTCCAGATGTTAGCATTGAGTCTACGTTTTGGAATCCACAATGAAGTCAAGATGCTGCGTAGCTTCCTCATGTGCTTTCCGAACGTCGAGAATCTTCTTATCGAG TCTGGGGAAACTCATGAACCCACTGGCAATCTCCGTCTCAAGTTCTGGCAGGAGAATGGTATGATTGAGTGCATCCGATCGCGCCTCAAAAGTATTGTTTTCCGTGAGTACCATGGGCATCAGAATGAGTTTGCCTTTCTCATGTTCATTGCCGAGAATGCAAAGGTGCTGGAGCGGATGGTGGTTGAGTTGAAGTTTGGAAGGTATGATGTGCCTCTACAGATCGCTATCAAGATGAAAGCTCTGGAGGATGCCAAATGGGCCAGTGGAGGCCACAAATTGCAACTCACCTTCAGTAAATTTCCTACTGCATGGAGCCTCTCGAGAGGATCCGACTTCTCATGTGATGACCCTTTCCTCTGCCTCTGCTATATGCCAACCTATTTCGAAATGCGAGACAGCTCTGGCCAATTCAAGCCCCTGGGTTATCTTTAG